One window of the Magnolia sinica isolate HGM2019 chromosome 19, MsV1, whole genome shotgun sequence genome contains the following:
- the LOC131234514 gene encoding uncharacterized protein LOC131234514, with protein MCHFPGNFKEEKRESLSLKEEIINRGWRAEAYSFNPLLETKEEIMNTKGCMLLCILLLSILLIPSKISASRMLYNSHVDQPEASHQVDAVPVTPLDPNKPANGGGGRGRPYTLPCTKVYPCEPPGP; from the exons ATGTGCCATTTTCCAGGAAATTTCAAGGAAGAGAAAAGGGAATCTCTCTCTCTAAAAGAAGAGATTATAAATAGAGGGTGGAGGGCTGAAGCTTACTCATTCAATCCATTATTGGAAACAAAGGAAGAGATCATGAATACAAAGGGTTGTATGCTTCTTTGCATTCTCCTCCTTTCCATTCTTCTCATCCCTAGTAAAATATCAGCAAGCCGGATGCTCTACAATTCCCATGTAG ATCAACCGGAGGCCAGCCATCAGGTGGATGCAGTCCCCGTCACACCTCTTGATCCGAATAAACCTGCCAATGGTGGTGGTGGACGCGGCCGCCCCTATACTCTACCATGCACCAAAGTTTACCCTTGCGAACCACCCGGTCCTTAA